Proteins from a single region of Chitinibacter bivalviorum:
- a CDS encoding methyltransferase family protein → MLKHLELKIMPMALVLIIAILQAGLAAALPQLNVQLPLNGPIGLMLIMLGIAVVLAGGHAFRRAQTTFDPRQPKAASQLVQRGIYAYSRNPMYLGFLLVLIGWADWQANLAAFTLLPLFVGYLNRFQIAPEEQAMRELFGAEFDAYCAKVRRWL, encoded by the coding sequence ATGCTCAAACATCTTGAACTTAAAATTATGCCCATGGCTTTGGTATTGATCATCGCCATATTGCAAGCGGGCTTGGCCGCAGCGCTACCGCAGTTGAATGTCCAGCTCCCGCTAAATGGCCCCATCGGCTTGATGCTCATCATGCTGGGCATCGCCGTGGTATTGGCGGGCGGGCACGCATTTCGTCGCGCCCAAACGACGTTTGATCCACGCCAGCCAAAAGCGGCATCCCAATTGGTACAACGCGGGATTTACGCTTATTCGCGCAATCCTATGTATTTGGGGTTTTTATTAGTTCTGATTGGCTGGGCTGATTGGCAGGCCAATTTGGCTGCCTTCACGCTGTTGCCACTGTTTGTGGGATATCTAAACCGATTTCAGATTGCCCCAGAAGAACAGGCGATGCGCGAATTATTCGGTGCCGAATTTGATGCCTATTGCGCCAAAGTCAGGCGCTGGCTGTAA
- a CDS encoding branched-chain amino acid ABC transporter substrate-binding protein, producing MKLTSYTLIAAAILGLSACKQQTPQATEAASAPAATTETGSDTVKIGLAAPLTGNIAHLGKDVEYGAQMAIEEVNAEGGLDLGGSKKKVVLVAEDDQADPKNATTVAQRFVDQKIAGVVGHLTSGTSIPASKIYNDAGIPQISPSATALAYTAQGFKTAFRLTANDGQQGQVLAQYAVGKLNAKKIAIVDDRTAYGQGLADEFEKAAKAAGAEIVKREFTTNQETDFNSILTNIKGAKPDLIFFGGMDAQSAPLKKQSKKLGLTAIVMGADGTKSPEFLKLAGADAEGTYGSSAGQSVDQMPGGLEFKEKFKTKYGVEVQVYAPYSYDATKLMLAAMKQAGSADPAKYLPVLAKIESKGLTGPIQFDDKGDVKNAAVGVYVVKNGKWELAEMVGGAK from the coding sequence ATGAAATTGACCTCTTACACCCTGATCGCTGCGGCCATTCTCGGCCTTTCTGCTTGCAAACAGCAAACGCCTCAAGCCACCGAAGCGGCTAGCGCACCTGCTGCCACCACTGAAACCGGTAGCGATACTGTCAAAATCGGTTTGGCTGCGCCATTGACCGGCAATATCGCGCATTTGGGTAAAGACGTTGAATACGGCGCACAAATGGCCATCGAAGAAGTGAATGCTGAAGGCGGTCTGGATTTGGGCGGCAGCAAAAAGAAAGTGGTTCTGGTCGCTGAAGACGACCAAGCTGACCCGAAAAACGCTACCACGGTTGCACAGCGTTTTGTGGATCAAAAGATTGCCGGTGTCGTGGGTCATTTGACATCAGGCACCAGCATTCCTGCGTCAAAAATCTATAACGACGCCGGCATTCCACAAATTTCGCCGTCTGCGACTGCCCTAGCCTACACCGCACAAGGCTTCAAAACAGCATTCCGCCTGACTGCCAATGACGGCCAACAAGGTCAAGTGTTGGCGCAATACGCGGTTGGCAAACTGAACGCCAAGAAAATCGCCATCGTTGATGACCGCACTGCTTACGGCCAAGGTTTGGCCGATGAGTTCGAAAAAGCGGCTAAAGCAGCTGGCGCTGAAATCGTTAAACGCGAATTCACGACCAATCAAGAAACCGATTTCAATTCCATCCTGACCAATATTAAAGGCGCAAAACCCGACCTGATTTTCTTCGGCGGTATGGATGCACAATCGGCACCACTGAAAAAACAAAGCAAAAAACTGGGTCTAACCGCGATTGTGATGGGCGCGGACGGTACAAAATCGCCTGAATTCTTGAAACTGGCGGGTGCTGATGCAGAAGGCACTTATGGCTCGTCAGCGGGTCAATCAGTCGATCAAATGCCTGGCGGCCTGGAATTTAAAGAAAAATTCAAAACCAAATATGGCGTAGAAGTGCAAGTGTATGCACCTTATAGCTACGATGCGACCAAGCTGATGCTGGCTGCGATGAAACAAGCGGGTTCGGCTGACCCTGCGAAGTACTTGCCGGTACTGGCCAAAATCGAATCAAAAGGTTTGACTGGCCCTATCCAGTTTGACGACAAAGGCGACGTTAAAAATGCCGCAGTGGGCGTTTATGTCGTGAAAAATGGCAAATGGGAATTGGCAGAAATGGTGGGTGGCGCTAAGTAA
- a CDS encoding branched-chain amino acid ABC transporter substrate-binding protein — MTIARYSLIAAAILAMTACGKQEPAATTEQASAVPASKVEAAPAADVIKIGHAAPLTGNIAHLGKDNENGVKMAIDEINEAGGVDIAGKKVKLELISEDDQADPKTATTVAQRFVDQKVSGIIGHLNSGTTIPASKIYSDAGIPQISPSATAVTYTAQGFKTAFRVMANDAQQGKVLGSYAVKLGAKKVAIIDDRTAYGQGLADEFEKAAKAAGAEVVRREFTTNQETDFNAILTTIKGSKPDLIFFGGMDAQGAPLKKQAKKLGINAKVMGGDGTQTPEFIKLAGADSEGMIASIPGVPTEQMPGGKEFAEKFKAKFGTEVQLYAPFCYDAVKVMVGAMQKAGSSDPAKYLPELAKTEYSGATGNISFDEKGDLKNGAVTVYTVKNGKWEVLEVVGGGKAEAK; from the coding sequence ATGACTATTGCTCGTTACAGCCTGATCGCTGCTGCAATTTTGGCCATGACTGCTTGTGGCAAACAAGAGCCAGCCGCTACAACCGAACAAGCCAGCGCAGTACCTGCTTCTAAAGTTGAAGCCGCGCCTGCTGCCGATGTCATCAAAATCGGCCACGCAGCGCCACTGACCGGCAATATCGCTCACTTGGGTAAAGATAACGAGAATGGCGTCAAAATGGCCATCGACGAAATCAACGAAGCGGGTGGCGTGGATATCGCAGGCAAAAAAGTCAAACTCGAATTGATTTCAGAAGATGATCAAGCCGATCCAAAAACAGCAACGACCGTAGCGCAGCGTTTTGTAGACCAGAAAGTATCGGGCATCATCGGCCACCTTAACTCAGGCACGACGATTCCAGCGTCAAAAATTTATTCTGACGCCGGCATTCCACAAATTTCTCCATCGGCAACGGCTGTGACCTACACGGCACAAGGCTTTAAAACTGCCTTCCGCGTTATGGCCAACGATGCACAGCAAGGTAAAGTACTCGGTTCTTATGCCGTGAAACTGGGCGCGAAAAAAGTAGCGATCATTGATGACCGCACTGCCTACGGCCAAGGTTTGGCAGACGAATTTGAAAAAGCAGCCAAAGCGGCTGGCGCAGAAGTAGTTCGCCGTGAATTCACGACCAACCAAGAAACCGACTTCAATGCAATTTTAACGACCATTAAAGGCAGCAAGCCTGACCTGATCTTCTTCGGCGGTATGGATGCACAAGGCGCGCCACTGAAGAAACAAGCGAAAAAACTGGGTATCAACGCCAAAGTCATGGGCGGTGACGGTACTCAAACGCCAGAATTCATCAAATTGGCTGGCGCAGATTCTGAAGGCATGATCGCTTCTATCCCAGGCGTACCGACGGAGCAAATGCCAGGCGGCAAAGAATTTGCTGAGAAATTCAAAGCCAAGTTTGGTACTGAAGTGCAACTGTACGCACCATTCTGCTACGACGCGGTTAAAGTCATGGTGGGCGCGATGCAAAAAGCAGGCTCTTCTGACCCAGCTAAATACCTGCCAGAATTGGCTAAAACCGAATACAGCGGCGCAACTGGCAACATCTCTTTTGATGAAAAAGGCGACCTGAAAAACGGTGCGGTTACTGTTTACACGGTGAAAAATGGTAAATGGGAAGTGCTGGAAGTCGTTGGTGGCGGCAAAGCTGAAGCCAAATAA